The Tripterygium wilfordii isolate XIE 37 chromosome 17, ASM1340144v1, whole genome shotgun sequence genome has a window encoding:
- the LOC119982004 gene encoding phosphomannomutase, with translation MAAVKPGLIALFDVDGTLTAPRKMATPEMIEFMQELQKNVTVGIVGGSDLSKISEQLGKTVVNDYDYVFSENGLVAHKDGKLIGTQSLKSFVGEEKLKEFINFTLHYIADLDIPIKRGTFIEFRSGMLNVSPIGRNCSQEERDEFERYDKVHNVRPKMVAVLREKFSHLNLTFSIGGQISFDVFPQGWDKTYCLRYLQDFHVIHFFGDKTYKGGNDHEIYESERTIGHKVTSPEDTMEQCKKLFIVKP, from the exons ATGGCAGCAGTAAAGCCTGGTTTGATTGCTTTGTTTGATGTTGATGGCACTCTTACAGCTCCAAGAAAG ATGGCTACTCCAGAGATGATTGAGTTCATGCAGGAACTCCAGAAG AATGTCACAGTTGGAATTGTGGGTGGATCTGACCTTTCCAAGATATCAGAGCAGCTCGGGAAAACAG TTGTTAATGATTATGACTATGTATTTTCTGAGAATGGCCTTGTGGCTCATAAGGATGGGAAACTCATTGGCACCCAG AGCTTGAAATCATTTGTTGGAGAAGAGAAGCTCAAG GAATTTATAAACTTTACCCTCCACTATATTGCTGACTTGGATATCCCGATAAAGAG GGGGACATTTATAGAATTTCGAAGTGGGATGCTCAATGTGTCACCTATTGGGCGGAACTGCAgccaagaagaaagagatgagttTGAAAGGTACGACAAG GTTCACAATGTACGTCCAAAAATGGTAGCTGTGCTTCGTGAAAAGTTTTCTCACCTCAACCTTACATTTTCTATTGGAGGGCAAATAAGTTTTGAC GTTTTCCCCCAAGGATGGGACAAGACGTACTGCCTTAGATACCTTCAAGATTTTCATGTCATCCACTTCTTCGGTGACAAAACTTACAAG GGCGGAAATGATCATGAAATTTATGAATCGGAGAGGACCATTGGTCATAAAG TTACCAGCCCAGAGGACACGATGGAGCAGTGCAAAAAATTATTCATAGTAAAACCCTGA